The Acidimicrobiia bacterium genomic interval AAGGGCATCGGCGGGACGCGCGCGGGCGTGCTCGACACGACGTTCGAGGAAGAGACCGAGACCGACCTCTTCGGCGAGCAGGTGGTGCTGTGCGGCGGGCTCGTCGAGCTCATCCGCAACGGTTACGACACGTTGGTCGAGGCCGGATATCAGCCGGAGTCGGCGTACTTCGAGACGCTGCACGAGGTGAAGCTCATCGTCGACCTCATCTACGAAGGCGGCATCGCGGCGATGAACTACTCGATCTCCGACACGGCGGAGTACGGAGAGATGTCGCGCGGGCCGCGCGTCGTGAACAAGACGACGAAGGCCGAGATGGAGAAGATCCTCGGCGAGATCCGCTCGGGCGCGTTCGCGAAGGAGTGGATCGCCGAGAACGAGAACGGCCGGCCCAACTTCAACCGCATGCGCGACGACGCGGCGAAGCACCCGATCGAGAAGGTCGGCGCGGAGCTGCGGGCGATGATGCCGTGGATCGGTGCGGGCAAGCAGCGCGTGCAGGACGTGTCCGGCGGCTGAGCGCGCCGTTCTGATGCGCGCGCGACGGTTCCTCGGGTCGATCGCGGGACCGGGCGCGTTCGCGACCGCCGCGTTCGTCGGTGCGCGTCGTGAGCCCGGTTACCGGCCGCACGACGAGCCGATCAGTGCGCTCGCCGCGCACGGCTCGCGCGCGGCGTCGGTGATGGTGCCGGGGTTCTTTGCCTTGGCCGGCGGCACGATCGCGTTCGCACGCGCGTTGCGGGGGAGTGCGGCCGCGCCGACGCCGGTGCCGCAGATGCTCACGGTCGTCGGGCTCGCGGTCGCCGGTGCGGGGATCGCGCGTTGCAGCGACCCGTCGTGCCCGGCGCGCTGGCTCGGTGACGACGTGCAGCTCACCGATGACCTCCACGTCGCGATCAGCGCGGTCGCGTTCGCCGGTTGGGCGTTCATCCCGTTGATCGCGGCGGCGCGGGCACGGAACGCGTCGGCGCGCTACCGGCGTTGGAGCGCGGTGCTC includes:
- the ilvC gene encoding ketol-acid reductoisomerase; the protein is MPAKVYYDNDADTALIADRKVAILGYGSQGHAHALNLKDSGVDVIVGLREGSKSKAKAEAAGLRVLPTGDAVREADIVMVLLPDTEQKKVFDAEIAPNLAPGNSLAFAHGFNIHFGQIAPPDGVDVWMIAPKGPGHLVRRTYDEGGGVPCLVAVAQDATGKAKDVALAYAKGIGGTRAGVLDTTFEEETETDLFGEQVVLCGGLVELIRNGYDTLVEAGYQPESAYFETLHEVKLIVDLIYEGGIAAMNYSISDTAEYGEMSRGPRVVNKTTKAEMEKILGEIRSGAFAKEWIAENENGRPNFNRMRDDAAKHPIEKVGAELRAMMPWIGAGKQRVQDVSGG
- a CDS encoding DUF998 domain-containing protein; its protein translation is MRARRFLGSIAGPGAFATAAFVGARREPGYRPHDEPISALAAHGSRAASVMVPGFFALAGGTIAFARALRGSAAAPTPVPQMLTVVGLAVAGAGIARCSDPSCPARWLGDDVQLTDDLHVAISAVAFAGWAFIPLIAAARARNASARYRRWSAVLGATTLATMIGGGRFQRNPNGEWSGTAQRVTLASAFAWYALAGLSG